Genomic DNA from Garra rufa chromosome 18, GarRuf1.0, whole genome shotgun sequence:
ataaaatatacaattattattaaaattattttttgaataCTACTTTATATTCTAGAAGGTTTCTACATTTATAAtctaaaattaagaaataaaagattattatataaagtataacatttttaataataataataataataacaataatgaattACATACATTTCTTTGCAGTGGTCTTACCATTGGTCCAGGGTTATCAGCATATGAGCGGTCAAAAGCTTTGATGTGCTTGAACTCAAACATATTTCTTTGTACAAAGGTCTTGCGGATCTTCTGATTGGTCCAGGTGATGAAGAGCTTGTAGTAGTGATTAGCTTTCTCCGTCAGTCCAGTGGAGAAGTAAATGGGGGCTTTCAGATTCATTCTCTCCCTGTTAACATGAACAGCCAGCAATTACACACCATTCTGTACCAACATAGAATTTGTATTCCAAAAGAAACTGCTATATTAAACatattcaaaacggtaaaaaaaaatcagcaatcCTAGGTCAGCAAACATTTGCACAAACTCACCAGAATGTTTCCAACAGAATACAGAGCTCCTGTGCTCTTCCCAAAGCAAACACTGGAATCAAGACCTATAACATAAAGACACCAAGATGAACAGTTACGGCTAGATATATTACGGCTTTGAAATCTGACTGGATGAGTTGACAAACACCAGCCTTCATTACCTTCCCTCCTCTTTCCACAGTTTCGTGAACCTTCTTGAGGAAATCTCTTTCCCTGCAGCGTTTGGAGTCTCTGATCGTGGTAGCATAAGTGGACTCTGATATCAGAATATCTGGCCGGCATTTGTCAATCCAAGCAGCTCTGAGTAAATAAAGTCAGAGAATTAAAACCTAACTCAATTTAACCTGAATTAATCTAACTGGAATATGAAagctgaaatgtgaccctggaccacaaaaccagtcataagggtaatgtttttgaaattgagattttttaTATCATCTgaatgctttccattgatgtatggtttgttaggataggacaactatttaaaaacctgaaatttgaaaaaaaaattttttttttgaaaatatcgcctttaaagctgttcaaatgaagttcttagtaatgcatattactaatcaaatatcaagttttgatatatttacggtaggaaattgactaaatatcttcatggaacatgatctttacgtaatatcctaatgatttttggcataaaagaaaaatcgttttggctattgactggttttgttgtccagtgtcacaaatgtacaaaaaatgtgacaaaaaataGATTTTACTCACCCTAAATGTCTGTCTGGTGTCATGTTGTAATCACCCTATACAAATAGATTTAGATATAATTTGCAAATTATGCCAACAACTGAAAAATCATAAAATTAGAGCATGTAATAAGTGATGTGACACTCACTGTGTAGACGACAGACTCTAAGCCGACTTTGATTTGAACCATGGCGGCTCCCAGCACATGACCTGCATAGTACGCTTTGATCTCGAGCTCTTCATctacctaaataaataaaaaggcagataaaattgtaaaaaaaaataaaataaaaaataatattttagattaaacatttttaatggggaaaattttcaacaacaaaaaaatatcaaaatatttagaaatattctacatttaaaacacatgattatattaaataaaaaaaatatttaaaatgtaattattttattacaataaagAAACGGAAAGGATTTTAAGAAATAAGATAGcaaaatttaatgtttaatacTAAAAGGTGCATAGGTTTCATGTTTAATACTACAtgcataatttattaatataacatattattatttaacaataaATTCATGAATAGTATATCAATTATTAGATTTAAAGAAATaagatttaaaatgtattcatattttttttaaatattatttaatatagatGCTTACATAATGTAAGCTGCAGCATTTACAATAAATTCTTACAAATCATTAATGTTGACTTCATGATTAAATTACTCACATTTACTAAAGTTTTTTTGAcaacaaattaaatgaaataattttaattattgtaaATTTCACAGACAATTTACTTTACCTGAACTGTTTGGTGGAGGTTGAGCGGCACAACTTTCTTCATGCAGTCTTTGATCATCTGTGAAGTGAAGAAGTTGGTCTCTCCCTTTTTGTCTACTGTGATCTTTCTGAAGTCCTCCAGCAGGATGGGGCAGATGGCTTTGGTGGGGTGGGTCATGTAGATGGGCCCGTCGTAACCCACCATCTCACTCATGTAGGGAAGAGCACCGCAGTGATCCAGATGGAAATGACTAAGTGCCACataaaagagggaaaaaaaatcacaatggaGAACAGGACAACTCACACAACAGTCATATAACACGTCAAATATAAACTAACCTTATAATAACACAGTCCAGGAACTCAGTGAGGCGACCGTTCTGGGTAATGTAACTGAAATCTGGAAAACGTCTCTGAAAATGAACACAGAAAGGTAAGGGCATAGTGCTTAACTTGTCAACTGCAGAATTATACTTAAAACACACAGAAGTGAACATAGCAATAACTTGTAACGCACATCGTCGTTATAGCCCATGTGCATCCCACAGTCAAGCATAATGTTTTTGCCTCCAATGGAGACCAAAATACAGCTGCGGCCGACATCCTGACCAGCCCCTGCAAGACACATCCAGAATCAGAATTACATTAACTTTTTctttaggatttttaatgtttttttttttttttttttttaaagaagtttcttctgctcaccaagcctgcatttatttgatccaaatacagtaaaagcagtaatattgtgaaatatttttactatttaaaatagctgatttctatttaaatacatagTTTAAGTTGTAacttattccagtgatcaaagctacattttcagcattattacttcagtctttagtgttacacgatccttcaaaaatcattctaatatgctgatttgctgttcaagaaacattttttttattattattagcaatgcttaaaacagttgagtacattttttaggattctttgatgaatagatggatccaaaaatctgcatttatctgaaataaaaagtctttgttacattatacactataccattcaaaagcttggagttagtatcttttttgtgaaagaaattatagaaattaatctttttatttagcaagaatgcttcatattggtgatgataaagacatttataatgttacaaaagatttctgtttcagataaatactgttcttctgaactatctattcatcaatgaagcctgaaaaaaatatactcagctgtttttaacaatgttttttgagcagcaaatcagaatattatattgatttctgaaggctcgTGTGACTAATGTGAGTGAgtaattcagctttaaaatcataggaataaattacattttaaaatatattcaaatagaaaacagctattttaaatagtaaaaatatttcacaattgtactgtttatgctgtactttggatcaaataaatgcaggcttggcgagcagaagagacttatttaaaaaacattaaaaatcttactattcaaaaacgtttgactgaaagtgtatttataatattataaatatatgacataaaaattttTTACATTATACAAGTAAAGAAATAATATTATCATACAAATACACTACATAAATAGTTAACATGGAAAAAGTGAACTCAACTATTAATATCGCTGATTCCTGCACATTATCGGCTTTGTTTCGCATCATATGTTTAATAACGGCTTATTGATGACGTTTTTTTAAACGTTTTACATATCAAATGTAGCATATTTCTTACCTAAAGGCGTAATTTTGATATCAGGCATCCTGACAGCTTTGaaaatgaatgtttatgtttacagaAGACTGATGGTCTCTGTAACTCTAACTGTAGATTGCTCGAATATGAACACTTGATGTGTGCATGTCAGTCAGCTCGCACACTATCCAGGGATGTAAACCAGCTGTAAAGACTTTGAAAGTGTTCAAACAGTGGATCATTCAGAAACAGGTTAGCACGGAAGCTAAACAACTACACGCCACAAGCATAAACGCCACAGCACTAGAACAAGAGAGTAGCGCCTCGATGTGGGCGTGGCTTAGTGGCCCATACGTTACCTATAAtttctaaataatatttttattattttattattaattcaccactgtttgtttttaattttatgtgtATTAAAGctgtttataattattatttagatgTAAATTACTATTAAGGCCACTATTGAAGCGGACAAAAACGGCCTTGTCACAAGGTAACTGTTACTTTTCACAGCGCTGGTTCAGGTTGAGCCAATCATACTCATTTGTGATTTCTGCACAATGATTTTTACAATCGTTTGAATTCAGATTTCAAGGGCGTGTTTATATTCCTTTGTCCGATACAAATATGTGATGTGTGATGTACGATTAAAAATATTACACTTTTCAGTGAACAAATTTCTCTAAAAAGGCAAACAGCCTCTAGATATTTGAATGCGGCTCAATGGAAAATTCGACGTTCTGATCCCTCCAGCGCCCCCTTCTGTAGACTGACGTCCGATGTGACCCCGGTGTGTGATGCGTCTTTTTTGATCCCATTGGTTAAATTTTACCATACCAGAGTCCAATCACATGAAACTTCTTGTCACGTGACATGAAACACATGATTTGATTGGTCTAATGTCGCTTACGTTGCTTAAAGAACAGAGGAAAATCCCGGAAGAGAGGATCAAGAGGAAAGCGAAGCATTTACAGTATGAAGAACACattaaatacttttattgagAATTAATATATAGCAGGATTTTGCCGATTTCGTTGTAAGAATTTGTCCATAAATATATTTCGTGGTAGTTATATCAGAAAGAACAGACATGGCAACAGATACATTCCATCTTCAAAAGGTGTTGGAAACATTCAGATCAAGTCTGAGTGAAAATAAGGAGGTTTATGTTAAATATTATATAGCAGGATGGCAAGAGCTGGTcacgtgagtattttttttattactgtgttACATTGAGGTCTTgggatttttaatatttaattttattataatttataataagttTCTGATGCTCCTCTGTATCTTGTGATTTAAATAAACTaccaaaagtttttaatgttttttaaagtcacttctgctcaccaagcctgcatttatttgatccaaagtacagtaaaattgtaaaatgtttttactatttgaaataactgctttctaataaatatattttaaaatgtaatttatttctgtgatttcaaagctgaattttcagcatcattactccagtcttcagtgtcacacgatccttcagaaatcattctaatatgttgatttgctgttaataataataataatattttaaacagttgagtatattttttcaggattcttttatgaatagaaaaatctaaaaatcatcatttatctgaaataaaagtcttttgtaacattatacacgttactattcaaaagcttggagtcagtgttatttttattttgggaaagacattatagaaattaaaatttttatttagcaagatgatgatgatgaagacatttataatgttaccaaaggtttctatttctgataaatgctttctattcatcaaagaaacctgaaaacaattctactcagctgttttcaacataataataaatgttttttgatcagcaaatcagaatattagaatgatttctgaaggattgtgtgactggagtaatgatgctaaaaattcagctttgaaatcacaggaataaattacattttaaaatatattcaaatagaaaacagttatttaaaatagtaaaaatatttaaaaactgtactgcttttgcagtattttggcttaaataaatgcaggcttggtgagcaaaagagacttctttaaaaaaaaacaaaaaatcttactaatcaaaaacttttgcctggtagtgtaaCAGTAAAATTATTGAAAGAATATAAAGACAACAAgcaattttaataaatgtaataatcaaACTCCCTTTTTTTCCCCCTATCAGCTTCATGAATAGTTTGGGTAATGTGTTTTCCTTCATCTCCAAGGATGTGGTCAGCAAAATCCAGATCTTAGAGAACTTCCTTTCAGGTGAAAACAGATCCCATTATGTCACCATCCAATCCATGGTGAAGTATGAGTTAGAAAACGACCTGGTGGACCTCACCAAAAGAGGCAGCCATCCTGAATCCGGGTGCCGCACTCTTCTGAGGCTCCATCGGGCTTTGCACTGGCTGGAGCTGTTCCTGGAGAGACTGCGAACCAGCACCGAGGACAGCAAAACCTCTGTCATGTGTTCTGACGCCTACAACGAGTCTCTGGCTCAGCACCACCCATGGCTCATCCGGAAAGCTGTTGGCATGGCGTTCTGTGCCCTTCCAGGGCGTGACACATTCTTTAATGTGATGAATGCGGGCGATCATGCACAGGTGGTTGCTCTGTTAGGAGAGTCTTTGCCTCTCATTGCTGAAGTGTACCAGATCACAGAAGACTTGTATGCGAAAAACAACCTCCTGGAGTTACCGTAGAGGGAGAACTGATATACATTTTTCACTCTTTACACTAATCACTACATAGTCATTGTGGCACATACTCACTTATTTACTACAAATAGCAACTTGTTTGACTGTCTGCCTGTTTTAAAACTGAAGGGACATGCAATATGCAGATTTATTGCACATTTTAAGCAGGGTTCTGCTCATTTAAGCTATAAACTACACAACACCAAGTAAATGCTGTGTGTACTTTAATCTGTTTGATCTTAGAGAACAATACAAAGCAATTTAAAGGCACAGGAAGTCTATATTTAAAAGTAGAATTTAAGTTTGAAATgctgtatatttgaatatatagGTCATTTTGAATTCCTTTTTTCCTtgagtgttaattattttattggaAATACTTTTACTTGAATATGTGTTGAATGTGCGTCATACATCTGAAGCTTTGCTGAAACTACAAAAGGGGGAATTTTGTTGGAAATGTATAAATGGATAtgtaatgcaataaataaatatcatgttCTAAGTAATCTGTGTTCGTCATGGTTTTTCTCATATTAtatcttaaattaaaaaaaccaAAACACTAAACATTGATTTTCAAGCTTTGACTTTGGAGGATGACATCTACTTCTTTCAACATTTACTATTCAATTACAGGTTGACAAACAATACACTTCTTAGCAAACAATATAACTTTTATATTTATGAGACTTTTTTGGGTCTTAAATTGCTTTAAGGTGATTAGGAAATGTATAAAAATCTCACAACAGTAAATGTACTTTATGAATTCATGAGTGACTAACGAAGTTATATAACATTAATTGTGACCGCGATtataaaaacaacagaaaacgaATAAAtggtatataattatattataaagtaTATCATTATAATGTACCACAAAAAAGAACAATAACCCTCCTTACGAAAATATTATTACATatcttaaatattttattacaaacaaaccaaaccacaaattaaccaaAGGTTTGcacatagtttaaccatggtatttgtagtaaaactgtgggtatacaaatggtaatcaatacgcAAAAAAcgtggttactacacttttactttaataaaaccatggtacatTTTCGTCAGGGCCACAGCAAGAAACAAGAAATTGTGTATTTCTGTAAGCATTATTTAGCAGTTTTCTACACACATTTTCTAGCTATCAACGTTTTTTTAACCTTTCAAAATAGTATGCAAATATAACTCGGTGTCATTGTTTACAGAATCGCAGACTTGGTTCGTTTATGACGCTCATTACAGTACTTCCGCTTTGGAAGCGTCGCCACGGAGACGCCAGTGCGTCAGCAAAACTATCGACCGTAGTGAAAATGCCTGTTTACTTTCTCTCTTCAGCAACGACGGAAAGAAGCAAAATTACATAGAAGGTACGACACATTTGACATTAATTCGTctttcaaatatttattaagtATTTTATCAACTTGAACCTATAAATAGAGCCGTAATTTTGAAGTTATTGGTAACGTATAAGCTTACATATTTGATAAGTTAAAACTGACTAATGCATGCAAGTGTAATGTAAATAACTTTTttaattctatctatctatctatctatctatctatctatctatctatctatctatctatctatctatctatctatctgtctgtctgtccgtctatctatccatccatccatccatctatccatttatctatccgtctgtccgtaatctatctgtccatccatacatctttctgtctatctgtccgtccattCATCATCTATTAATCCGTCTGTTCATCTAttcatctttctgtctgtctatctatccgtccatctatctgtccattcatcatctatctatctattaatccgtctgtccatctatccgtccgtccatccatcaatctgtctgtccatctatccgtccatccatccatctgtctgtctgtctatccattcatctgtctgtctgactatctATCCGTCCATTCATCATCTATttatccgtctgtccatctatccgtccgtccatctatcaatctgtctgtctgtccatctatccgtccatccatctgtctatccattcatctgtctgtctgtccgtctatctatctgtccatccatgaTCTATCTATTaatccgtctgtccatctatccgtcTGTGCATCCATtaatctgtctgtccatctatccgtccatccatccatcttataatgcttctgtccatctatctatccgttcgtccatctatccatccatcatctctcTATtaatccgtccgtccatctatccgtccatccatccatctattaatccttctgtccatctatccgtccatccatccgtccatctatctatcatccatttatgtgtctgtccgtctatctatccatttgtctgtctgtttgtctgtaatctatctatccatctgtccatccatctatccatctgtatgtctgtctatccattcatctgtctatctatccgtccgtccatccatctatcatctatttatgtgtctgtctgtctatctatctatccatttatctatctgtttgtccgtaatctgtctatccgtctgtccatccatctgtatgtctgtccattcatctgtctgtctatatctatctgtccgtccgtccatctatctatacatctatccgtccatccatcatctatttattaatctgtccatccatctatccatctgtatgtctgtctatccattcatctgtctatctatccgtctgtccatTTATCATCTATttatgtctgtccatctatctatccatttatctatctgtttgtccgtaatctgtctatccgtctgtccatccatctgtctgtctatatctatctgtccgtccgtccatctatctatacaatctatccgtccatccatcatctatttattaatctgtctgtccatctatatGTATGTCCATTCATCATCTCTGTCCATATATCTATCATCTATTTATGTCTGTCCGTCCATTTATCCATTTATCTATCCGTTTGTCcgtcatctatccatctgtcaatccatcatctatctgtccgtacgtctatctgtctgtccatccatctatctatctgatcAGAATTCAATGTCTTCTGGAGGAAGGATGCATGTGACCAGGCCCAAGTCATCTAAGGGACGCAGCAGACCCATGATGGCTTCCACGTCCAGTGTGGATTCACCTTCCCAGTCCTCGTCTCTTTCACCCCAACCTCCAGCCTCCAAAGCAAACGACAGGTTGAACCAGTGCCTTCGATCCCGAGCCATTCTGAGACGGTGCAGTCAACCTACTACAGACATACTGACTGAAATCTTCGACAGGCCCCAGGATGAGCCTGTCTCACTCAACAAATACAGGGTTCTCCCTTCCATAGAGAAAAAAACGGATCTGGACCGGACGTTTGGTCAAGGTGACGGCAGCCGTAGGATATGTCAGCACACTTCATGTGGCCACACAAAGGCCCGACCGGATGTGAAATCAGGAAACGAGACGGGTCCAACACCCCCAGAGGAACCAGACTTGCTGCTTGCTATCAGAACTCCATGCGGTCAGAGATTTAAATGCCATTTTCGGCCAACAGACCAACTCCAGGCGGTGCTATCGGCCGCAGAAGCTGAACTTGGAGACAGGTTTGAAAATTGTATGATTGAGACTATGGATGTGCCACGCAGGACTTTTACAAACCTTACAATGACTTTGGCTCAGTGTGGCATCCTAAACaaatcagttttatgtatttctgAAGATGACAGCATGGATTTAATCTGAAACACTACTTTAGTTACATTTCTTTTTACGGGACACTTGTATCATACAAAGGCATAGATTATTTAGATTTGCTTtccatttaacattttaaattatgatTCACATTCCTTAATGAACAGCAAGATTGTTTTGATGGTAAAATGTTTGTCCATTTAATGCTTATAGATAAGTAAAAATGATTGATAGCACCACACAGAAATGAGCCAACTggtagttttattattataagaATATATAGGAAACAACTATAAAACCCTAAATGCAGCAAATGTACAAAAAAGAAATGCTGCAGCTAAATGCAATCAAAAATGGGTTTCAGTCAAACAAAGTGCATTAATTTAAGCAgcaaaaatgtaaactaaaataaTTCAGCATTTCGCAAACAACAGCTGAAAAGCCATTTCTAACAATATAGCTCTTCAGTAGCTCTTTATATTTTGTAAAAGTGCTGCATTTCCTGCAAAGGAAAAGAAAATGTGAGCAAATGTTCAAAAAAAATTCACAGCTCAACTAAAACTCACTAACATTTGGTCTTtctgaacagaacaaaacaaactttTCTTCAAAAAGCTTAAATGTTTTTGCAGTTCAAGTACAGTGGCATTGCTATATATCAAAATAATACTGTATTGTGATTTTCACAATAATTCTCATTATAAAGTGCTCGAGGAATGATAGTGTTTTGAGTTGGTCATTTGTGTGTCTTATAATTTTGTACCAATTTGTACCATATTAACCAGATACTCTCTTACTGACTAATACTAATTTATTTTCTTAGATGCTGTGATGGAATAAATACGAAAGTCTGTTATGAttctagggctgcaacgattaatcgaacgatgttgtgaggcgcgtttagtcaatgaagccggtactttgattagtagtaaatccccatcacgtgcgttcagctggagcggcaattcaaacaccccgccgtaaatcactgacaagccacgccaaatcgcgctcaaaatcgaattcgattttcagAGCGATTTGgtgtggcttgtcagtgatttaagg
This window encodes:
- the ints11 gene encoding integrator complex subunit 11, with the protein product MPDIKITPLGAGQDVGRSCILVSIGGKNIMLDCGMHMGYNDDRRFPDFSYITQNGRLTEFLDCVIISHFHLDHCGALPYMSEMVGYDGPIYMTHPTKAICPILLEDFRKITVDKKGETNFFTSQMIKDCMKKVVPLNLHQTVQVDEELEIKAYYAGHVLGAAMVQIKVGLESVVYTGDYNMTPDRHLGAAWIDKCRPDILISESTYATTIRDSKRCRERDFLKKVHETVERGGKVLIPVFALGRAQELCILLETFWERMNLKAPIYFSTGLTEKANHYYKLFITWTNQKIRKTFVQRNMFEFKHIKAFDRSYADNPGPMVVFATPGMLHAGQSLQIFKKWAGNEKNMVIMPGYCVQGTVGHKILNGQKKLEMEGRATLDVKLQVEYMSFSAHADAKGIMQLIRMAEPRNMLLVHGEAKKMEFLKDKIEQEFSISCYMPANGETTTVVTNPSVPVDISLNLLKREMALGGPLPDAKRPRTMHGTLIMKDNSLRLVSPEQALKELGLSEHQLRFTCRVQLHDPHSDTDTLGRIYAHLKSVLKSYSIQHVPDGTVIVESIVIKVTSSAEEPNLKVILLSWSYQANPLAFFRN
- the ubxn10 gene encoding UBX domain-containing protein 10, with product MSSGGRMHVTRPKSSKGRSRPMMASTSSVDSPSQSSSLSPQPPASKANDRLNQCLRSRAILRRCSQPTTDILTEIFDRPQDEPVSLNKYRVLPSIEKKTDLDRTFGQGDGSRRICQHTSCGHTKARPDVKSGNETGPTPPEEPDLLLAIRTPCGQRFKCHFRPTDQLQAVLSAAEAELGDRFENCMIETMDVPRRTFTNLTMTLAQCGILNKSVLCISEDDSMDLI
- the cptp gene encoding ceramide-1-phosphate transfer protein, encoding MATDTFHLQKVLETFRSSLSENKEVYVKYYIAGWQELVTFMNSLGNVFSFISKDVVSKIQILENFLSGENRSHYVTIQSMVKYELENDLVDLTKRGSHPESGCRTLLRLHRALHWLELFLERLRTSTEDSKTSVMCSDAYNESLAQHHPWLIRKAVGMAFCALPGRDTFFNVMNAGDHAQVVALLGESLPLIAEVYQITEDLYAKNNLLELP